One Lepisosteus oculatus isolate fLepOcu1 chromosome 13, fLepOcu1.hap2, whole genome shotgun sequence genomic region harbors:
- the mterf4 gene encoding transcription termination factor 4, mitochondrial, whose amino-acid sequence MSTILWRQVLRWSILRKTRVVHRSELQCPVLKKWEGGHPVALCRKLCSSYVEGRASELHRQEVSPQGQEGCQETVRSLIIMGFTEAQATEVLEGPTGNRVGVAAKRFAMLSTLVALGLNPSTILKILSKCPELYLVKGAQMQQRIDNLRRLGLLEGNLQRVISHCPQLLTLTPKRVNTMARFLQEKCHFTGQQVTDILRDSPATLLEDMAQVEYKFQYAYFRMGVRHAEMLKSGLFRVCLDEVRFRHAFLERLGLYQAPDKKGQTRVVNPKLKEFLRVSEETFLTDVARATQEEFEVFRKLLARELKEESQEEKVESDSEGEDEEEGYESEDSDHTGYRRTRKK is encoded by the exons ATGAGTACAATTCTGTGGCGGCAG gtgctCCGTTGGTCCATTCTTAGAAAAACACGCGTTGTACATCGTTCTGAGCTTCAGTGCCCGGTCCTAAAAAAATGGGAGGGAGGGCACCCAGTCGCCTTGTGCAGAAAACTCTGCTCCAGTTATGTGGAGGGACGTGCATCAGAGCTGCACAGACAAGAAGTGTCCCCTCAAGGCCAAGAGGGCTGCCAGGAGACAGTACGCTCACTGATTATTATGGGATTCACCGAGGCCCAGGCCACCGAGGTTCTTGAAGGACCAACAGGCAACCGAGTGGGTGTGGCTGCTAAGCGCTTTGCCATGCTGTCCACTCTTGTGGCCCTGGGCCTGAACCCTTCCACCATCTTGAAGATTTTGAGCAAATGTCCAGAGCTGTACCTGGTGAAGGGAGCCCAGATGCAACAGCGCATAGACAACCTGCGCAGACTGGGGCTTTTAGAAG GTAACCTTCAGCGTGTGATAAGCCACTGCCCACAACTCCTCACCCTCACCCCCAAAAGGGTGAACACTATGGCTCGATTTCTGCAAGAGAAGTGCCATTTCACAGGGCAGCAAGTCACAGATATCCTCCGTGATTCCCCAGCCACACTACTGGAGGACATGGCCCAGGTGGAATACAAGTTTCAG TATGCCTATTTCCGGATGGGGGTCAGACATGCAGAAATGCTCAAGTCCGGGCTCTTCCGAGTCTGTCTGGATGAAGTGCGCTTCAGGCACGCTTTCCTGGAGCGCCTGGGACTTTACCAGGCTCCCGACAAGAAGGGGCAGACGCGTGTTGTCAATCCCAAGCTGAAAGAATTCCTGCGGGTCTCGGAGGAAACCTTTCTCACAGATGTGGCCAGGGCAACGCAGGAGGAGTTTGAGGTCTTCAGGAAGCTTCTGGCTCGAGAGCTCAAAGAGGAGAGTCAGGAGGAAAAGGTGGAGTCGGACAGCGAGGGGGAGGATGAAGAGGAAGGCTATGAGAGTGAGGACAGCGATCACACGGGTTACAGGAGGACGAGAAAGAAATGA
- the LOC102687176 gene encoding probable G-protein coupled receptor 148: MVSWNNSAKVLWDPVVTETFRGGLNESSQNSELWFMTLRNWHLQLFLIPAAIFTTLTLTINPLLLISITSSRSLRQETRYILLANTLLADVLFLVLNLSISICNMTGQQLRKQLCEVLIAATVTAYCGGVMTITFMVVDTYVAVRWPLHYQNLLPTSRTKKILAGVWILAALYPTTVVIILETLDVSSQRRQRVCLMLMTLGSGSLGDAMIIGVHTYFSLGVVLCSSLILYCYIHLYFVTKTAGIWQSRYSRARVTLLAHAVMLLLYFGPGLVFAVELILFHHPSVSMDVRVWVNITNFNLLMLLPRACFPYLYGLRYREISDTLRGLFHRRKMSQIRAA, from the coding sequence ATGGTCAGCTGGAACAATTCAGCCAAGGTTCTTTGGGATCCTGTGGTGACGGAGACGTTTAGGGGAGGACTTAATGAAAGCTCTCAGAATTCGGAATTGTGGTTTATGACGCTACGCAACTGGCACCTACAGCTGTTCCTCATCCCCGCAGCCATCTTTACCACCCTGACCCTGACCATCAACCCCCTCCTGCTTATCAGCATCACCTCGTCCAGGAGTCTCAGGCAGGAGACACGCTACATCCTGCTGGCCAACACCTTGCTGGCTGATGTCCTCTTCCTGGTCCTCAACCTCTCCATTTCCATCTGTAACATGACAGGGCAGCAGCTTCGGAAGCAGCTATGCGAGGTGCTCATAGCAGCCACAGTCACGGCCTACTGCGGCGGGGTCATGACCATCACTTTCATGGTCGTTGACACTTACGTGGCTGTCCGTTGGCCCTTGCACTACCAGAACCTGCTGCCCACTTCCAGGACTAAGAAGATCCTGGCTGGGGTGTGGATCTTGGCAGCCCTGTATCCTACAACTGTGGTGATCATCTTGGAGACTCTGGACGTTAGTTCCCAGAGGAGGCAGAGAGTTTGCCTCATGCTTATGACGCTGGGATCCGGATCTTTGGGAGATGCAATGATCATAGGAGTCCATACCTACTTCTCTCTAGGAGTCGTGCTCTGCTCTTCCCTGATCCTGTATTGCTACATCCACCTCTATTTCGTCACCAAGACCGCCGGCATCTGGCAGAGTCGCTATTCCAGGGCCAGGGTAACTCTTCTCGCCCATGCCGTCATGCTCCTGCTCTATTTCGGCCCAGGCCTGGTCTTCGCTGTCGAACTCATCCTCTTTCACCATCCCTCAGTCAGCATGGATGTCAGGGTTTGGGTGAACATCACAAATTTCAACCTGTTAATGCTGCTGCCCAGAGCTTGCTTCCCTTACCTGTATGGCCTGAGATACCGGGAGATCTCAGACACTCTCAGGGGGCTCTTCCACAGACGGAAGATGAGCCAAATCAGAGCCGCATAG
- the gpr209 gene encoding probable G-protein coupled receptor 148, translating into MDAEATFLSLLCTFGTWYNSSGSAEGSSKTSNTTNSSTGSLERFTVEWQHFLPPWQMSLLQICPILCFLAVLLVIPLILVKVFSNPRMRQETRYLLLANALLCDLMFISFYMLTTCFSAAGVLMSKEACASLLYFLGVFYGAGVLTTKAMVLDTSLAVLLPLRYLSLWPVSRTKKAILMMWLSSLLLPAASVGLFLWYQSSSPCMMQICSLPLLLVLTVNSSRPLRVSLLVALTCLLVCLLLVFCGYVILYYKTRHSGIWRGCFSRAKGTFLIHYLLLFLSCCPALVLVIELLLYTGNGIDLRTDLWVSLVICNILVVLPKTLCPYMYGLRYRDLSKAVLAFYRLKWPSPAVSPLT; encoded by the coding sequence ATGGATGCTGAAGCCACATTTCTCTCTCTGCTGTGCACTTTCGGGACCTGGTACAACAGCTCAGGCTCTGCTGAAGGGAGCTCCAAAACGTCAAATACAACCAACTCCTCCACAGGCAGCCTGGAACGATTCACTGTGGAGTGGCAGCACTTCTTGCCCCCATGGCAGATGAGTCTCCTGCAGATCTGCCCCATCCTTTGCTTCCTGGCTGTCCTGCTAGTGATTCCTCTTATCTTAGTGAAAGTCTTCTCCAACCCCAGGATGCGTCAAGAAACTCGCTACCTACTTCTGGCCAACGCCTTGCTGTGTGACCTGATGTTCATCTCCTTCTATATGCTGACCACCTGCTTCAGTGCCGCTGGAGTGCTCATGAGCAAGGAGGCCTGTGCGTCACTGCTCTACTTTTTAGGTGTTTTCTATGGAGCCGGAGTTCTCACCACCAAAGCCATGGTGCTGGACACCTCCTTGGCTGTGCTGCTGCCTCTCCGGTACTTGTCTCTCTGGCCGGTTTCCAGGACCAAGAAGGCCATTCTGATGATGTGGCTCTCCTCCTTGCTTTTGCCCGCCGCCAGCGTGGGGCTGTTTTTGTGGTATCAATCCAGTAGTCCTTGTATGATGCAGATTTGCTCCTTGCCCTTGCTGCTTGTCTTGACGGTGAACAGTTCTAGACCCTTGCGTGTGTCCTTGCTGGTAGCACTAACATGCCTCCTGGTCTGCCTGCTCCTGGTCTTCTGTGGCTACGTCATACTGTACTACAAGACTAGGCACTCTGGGATATGGAGAGGATGCTTCTCCCGGGCTAAGGGAACATTCCTGATCCATTACCTGCTCTTATTCCTGTCCTGCTGCCCGGCGCTTGTGCTTGTGATTGAGCTCCTACTGTACACAGGCAATGGTATTGATCTGAGGACGGATCTCTGGGTGTCTCTAGTCATATGCAACATCCTGGTGGTGCTACCCAAAACTCTGTGCCCCTACATGTATGGACTGAGGTACAGGGACTTATCCAAAGCTGTCCTGGCATTCTACAGGCTAAAATGGCCAAGCCCAGCAGTGTCCCCACTTACATAG